In one window of Thiobacillus sp. DNA:
- the ftsY gene encoding signal recognition particle-docking protein FtsY, giving the protein MFGFFKSGAKSGDDAGVAPATPESTPVAPPRTSWAQRLKQGLSRTRNAFTGQIAGLLGAGVKIDENLFEELETVLLTADVGVDATQFLLARLRSRVKRDKLTDAAQLKDALKAELAALLAPLESPLDTGTAKPFVIMLAGINGAGKTTTIGKLAKRFQDQGLSVLLAAGDTFRAAAREQLGEWGRRNNLEVIQSESGDPAAVIFDALHSARAKGIDIVLADTAGRLPTQLHLMEEIKKVKRVLQKADPGAPHEALLVLDANIGQNALAQVKAFDDALGLTGLVMTKLDGTAKGGVIAALAARFRDRQPIPVRFIGVGEGLDDLQPFKVDEFVDALFA; this is encoded by the coding sequence GTGTTTGGTTTCTTCAAATCCGGCGCAAAATCCGGCGACGATGCCGGCGTCGCCCCGGCCACACCGGAGTCCACCCCGGTCGCCCCCCCGAGAACCTCCTGGGCCCAACGGCTCAAGCAGGGACTCAGCCGTACCCGCAATGCATTCACCGGGCAGATCGCCGGATTGCTGGGCGCGGGGGTCAAGATCGACGAGAACCTGTTCGAGGAACTGGAAACCGTGCTGCTCACCGCCGACGTGGGCGTGGACGCCACCCAGTTTCTCCTGGCACGGCTGCGGTCCAGGGTTAAACGGGACAAGCTCACGGATGCGGCCCAACTCAAGGACGCCCTCAAGGCGGAACTCGCCGCCCTCCTGGCCCCCCTGGAATCCCCCCTCGACACAGGCACGGCCAAGCCCTTCGTCATCATGCTGGCCGGCATCAACGGCGCCGGCAAGACCACCACCATCGGCAAGCTGGCAAAGCGCTTCCAGGACCAGGGCCTTTCCGTGCTGCTGGCCGCGGGCGATACCTTCCGAGCCGCGGCACGGGAACAGCTCGGCGAATGGGGGCGGCGCAACAACCTGGAAGTCATCCAATCCGAATCAGGCGATCCGGCGGCGGTGATATTCGATGCATTGCATTCGGCCCGCGCCAAGGGCATCGATATCGTTCTGGCGGATACCGCCGGCCGCCTGCCCACCCAGCTTCACCTCATGGAAGAAATCAAGAAGGTGAAGCGGGTACTGCAAAAGGCCGACCCCGGCGCGCCCCACGAGGCGCTTCTGGTACTGGACGCCAACATCGGCCAGAACGCCCTGGCCCAGGTGAAGGCCTTCGACGATGCCCTTGGCCTCACCGGACTGGTGATGACCAAGCTGGACGGCACCGCCAAGGGCGGGGTCATCGCCGCTCTGGCGGCGCGATTTCGTGACCGCCAACCCATTCCCGTCCGCTTCATCGGCGTGGGGGAGGGCCTGGACGACCTCCAGCCCTTCAAGGTCGACGAATTCGTCGACGCACTGTTTGCATGA
- the rpoH gene encoding RNA polymerase sigma factor RpoH, producing the protein MTAQALNFPVPSALGSLENYIQAVNRFPLLSAEQEHDLAVRFHKQNDVEAARQLVLSHLRLVVAIARGYLGYGLPHADLIQEGNVGLMKAVKRYDPGRGVRLVSFAVHWIKAEIHEFILKNWRMVKVATTKAQRKLFFNLRSMKKEEGTLSADAVEEMARTLNVNQSDVREMETRLYGQDMALDPGVDEDDDAFTPIAYLAAPNAEPSQHLEQAERERLATTGLGQALATLDDRSRHIVEARWLNEENPATLHDLAAVYGISAERVRQIEAKALKKLKVAMTH; encoded by the coding sequence ATGACCGCTCAAGCGCTGAACTTTCCTGTTCCCTCCGCCCTGGGCAGCCTGGAAAACTACATTCAGGCCGTGAACCGCTTTCCGCTGCTCAGCGCCGAGCAGGAGCACGATCTGGCCGTGCGCTTCCATAAACAAAATGACGTGGAGGCAGCCCGTCAACTGGTGCTTTCCCATCTGCGCCTGGTGGTGGCTATCGCCCGGGGTTACCTGGGTTATGGCCTGCCCCATGCCGACCTGATCCAGGAAGGCAACGTGGGCCTGATGAAGGCCGTCAAGCGTTACGACCCTGGTCGTGGCGTGCGTCTGGTTTCCTTCGCCGTCCACTGGATCAAGGCCGAAATCCACGAATTCATCCTCAAGAACTGGCGCATGGTGAAAGTGGCCACCACCAAGGCCCAGCGCAAGCTGTTCTTCAACCTGCGCAGCATGAAGAAGGAAGAGGGCACCCTGTCCGCCGACGCCGTCGAGGAAATGGCCAGGACCCTGAACGTCAACCAGTCGGATGTCAGGGAGATGGAGACCCGGCTCTACGGTCAGGACATGGCCCTGGACCCGGGCGTTGACGAGGATGATGATGCCTTCACCCCCATCGCCTACCTGGCTGCCCCCAATGCGGAACCCAGCCAGCATCTGGAACAGGCGGAGCGGGAGCGGCTGGCCACCACAGGATTGGGCCAGGCCCTGGCAACCCTGGACGACCGCAGCCGCCACATCGTGGAGGCGCGCTGGCTCAACGAGGAAAACCCCGCCACCCTGCATGATCTCGCTGCGGTCTACGGTATCTCCGCCGAACGGGTCAGGCAAATCGAAGCCAAGGCCCTGAAGAAGCTCAAGGTGGCCATGACCCACTGA
- a CDS encoding ABC transporter permease, whose product MKAWLIHHLHSLKTAADQFRATPLATLFTVLVIGVAVALPTGLYVLLGNLDRAAGGVKPQAEVTLFLKYSISEPQGRELAAQLSKAADVAGVRFISRTEGIGKLEAAGLADITAGLPDNPLPHTLVVKPGEETPEALENLGERLKTLPEAERVLLDTDWVKRLAALMALGQDMVFMLAAMLGLALAAITANTIRLQIYAQQDEIEVARLIGATDRFIRRPFLYFGGIQGLAGGLAGWGLVMLGLQLIEGSVRQVASAYGVDYLLSGLGPLELLAALSLSGSLGWLGAFFAVGQTLRKVDTF is encoded by the coding sequence ATGAAGGCCTGGCTGATCCATCATCTCCACAGCCTGAAGACGGCGGCGGACCAATTCCGCGCCACCCCACTGGCCACTCTGTTTACCGTGCTGGTGATCGGCGTGGCCGTGGCCCTGCCCACCGGGCTTTACGTGCTGCTCGGCAACCTGGACCGTGCCGCCGGCGGCGTCAAACCCCAGGCGGAAGTCACCTTGTTCCTGAAATACAGCATCAGCGAGCCCCAGGGGCGGGAACTGGCGGCGCAATTGTCCAAGGCCGCCGATGTGGCGGGCGTGCGCTTCATCAGCCGCACCGAAGGCATCGGCAAGCTGGAGGCCGCCGGCCTGGCGGACATCACCGCCGGCCTGCCGGACAACCCCCTGCCCCACACCCTGGTGGTCAAGCCCGGGGAGGAAACGCCAGAAGCCCTGGAGAACCTGGGCGAACGCCTCAAGACCCTGCCGGAGGCCGAGCGGGTGCTTCTGGATACGGACTGGGTCAAGCGCCTGGCGGCCCTCATGGCGCTTGGCCAGGACATGGTGTTCATGCTGGCCGCCATGCTGGGCCTGGCCCTGGCCGCCATCACCGCCAACACCATCCGACTGCAGATCTATGCCCAGCAGGACGAGATCGAGGTGGCCCGCCTCATCGGTGCCACGGACCGCTTCATACGACGCCCCTTCCTGTATTTCGGCGGCATCCAGGGCCTGGCGGGCGGCCTGGCCGGCTGGGGCCTGGTGATGCTGGGCCTGCAGCTCATCGAGGGTAGCGTGCGCCAGGTGGCCAGCGCCTACGGCGTCGATTATTTGCTGAGCGGCCTTGGCCCCCTGGAACTCCTGGCTGCGCTGTCGCTAAGCGGGAGTCTGGGATGGCTGGGCGCTTTCTTCGCCGTTGGCCAGACCCTGCGCAAGGTCGATACCTTCTGA
- a CDS encoding helix-hairpin-helix domain-containing protein, translating to MKKLFAALLLGLTMSVSALAAVDLNKATQSELESVKGIGPAKAKAIVTHREKNGAFKSVDDLAQVKGFGKSSVAKLKDQLMVGEAQATSKK from the coding sequence ATGAAGAAACTGTTTGCCGCATTGTTGCTGGGCTTGACCATGTCCGTATCCGCCTTGGCTGCGGTGGACCTGAACAAGGCGACCCAGTCCGAACTGGAGTCTGTCAAAGGCATTGGTCCTGCAAAGGCCAAGGCCATCGTGACGCACAGGGAAAAGAATGGTGCGTTCAAGAGCGTGGATGACCTGGCCCAGGTGAAGGGTTTCGGCAAATCCAGCGTGGCGAAGTTGAAGGATCAACTGATGGTCGGGGAGGCCCAGGCTACAAGCAAGAAGTAA
- the ftsE gene encoding cell division ATP-binding protein FtsE, producing MIEISDVTKRYPGGHEALTDLSLTIQQGELVFLTGHSGAGKSTLLKLIAAIERPTSGHVIVRGQNVGRLKRAALPFFRRNIGLIFQDHKLLYDRSVFDNVLLPLHIQGFTGVDAAKRVRAALDKVGLLKKERSRPITLSGGEQQRLCIARAIVSRPALVLADEPTANLDDAYARDIMDMFRAFNEVGVTLVISTHDHDLIRRYGGRNVQIAYGKLVP from the coding sequence ATGATCGAGATCAGCGACGTCACCAAGCGTTATCCCGGTGGCCACGAGGCCCTGACCGACCTGTCCCTGACCATCCAGCAGGGTGAACTGGTCTTCCTGACGGGTCACTCCGGCGCGGGCAAGAGCACACTGCTCAAGCTCATCGCCGCCATCGAGCGCCCCACCAGCGGCCATGTCATCGTGCGGGGCCAGAACGTGGGCCGCCTCAAGCGGGCCGCCCTGCCCTTCTTCCGCCGCAACATCGGCCTGATCTTCCAGGACCACAAGCTGCTGTATGACCGCAGCGTCTTCGACAACGTGCTGCTACCCCTGCACATCCAGGGTTTCACCGGCGTAGACGCCGCCAAGAGGGTGCGCGCCGCCCTGGACAAGGTGGGCCTGCTCAAGAAGGAGCGCTCCCGGCCCATCACCCTGTCCGGCGGCGAGCAGCAGCGCCTGTGCATCGCCCGGGCCATCGTCAGCCGCCCGGCCCTGGTGCTGGCTGACGAACCCACCGCCAACCTGGACGACGCCTATGCCCGGGACATCATGGACATGTTCCGGGCCTTCAACGAAGTGGGCGTGACCCTGGTGATTTCCACTCACGATCACGACCTGATCCGACGCTATGGCGGCCGCAACGTGCAAATTGCCTACGGGAAGCTGGTGCCATGA